Proteins from a genomic interval of Paenibacillus sp. FSL R5-0623:
- a CDS encoding AraC family transcriptional regulator, translating to MTRYNISLKTIVWKGVFMERSPVRTTIQAESGIPFRLVYSDTKSPQNELPDHLHDWHEIIYVYRGQGSIFIDTGLENMQEGDLFIIPGSTVHRALPDAGNPVTSSALFFSPGLLASTAGGAASSLLSLFERCRKQRVYKRHLNTEEQLQVAALIDDIQTEFQLGHHLSAHAALLRLQLLLIFLERLEAAGPANPGKSAPGPSWLSSTISHIDDNLRNGLSLPELAQYASVSPAHFSRAFKRYTGMTLTDYALARRVIMAKEHLVQGDETMAAVADACGFDSLPHFYRQFKKLTGTTPASYRRTMNISR from the coding sequence ATGACCAGGTATAACATCTCGTTGAAGACGATCGTCTGGAAAGGAGTCTTTATGGAACGTTCACCTGTTCGTACGACTATTCAAGCAGAATCCGGTATTCCGTTCCGCCTGGTGTACAGCGACACCAAATCCCCTCAGAACGAGTTGCCAGATCACCTTCACGACTGGCATGAAATTATCTATGTATATCGGGGTCAGGGAAGCATCTTTATTGATACGGGACTTGAGAATATGCAGGAAGGAGATCTGTTCATTATACCTGGCAGTACGGTTCATCGAGCCTTGCCGGATGCAGGCAATCCTGTCACATCTTCCGCACTGTTCTTCAGCCCGGGCTTGCTGGCATCCACCGCCGGAGGTGCTGCTTCTTCTTTGCTAAGCCTGTTTGAACGTTGTCGTAAACAACGTGTGTATAAGAGGCATCTGAACACAGAGGAGCAATTACAGGTGGCCGCCCTCATTGATGATATTCAGACCGAATTCCAGCTCGGTCATCATCTAAGCGCACATGCGGCCCTGTTAAGGCTGCAACTGTTGCTCATTTTTCTGGAACGTCTGGAAGCTGCGGGACCTGCGAATCCGGGTAAATCCGCTCCGGGTCCCTCATGGCTCTCTTCTACGATCTCTCATATTGACGATAACCTTCGGAATGGCCTTTCCCTCCCTGAACTGGCGCAGTACGCCTCTGTATCCCCTGCCCATTTCAGTCGTGCCTTCAAACGATACACGGGAATGACTCTAACGGATTATGCATTAGCACGAAGGGTTATTATGGCAAAAGAGCATCTGGTGCAAGGTGATGAGACGATGGCAGCCGTTGCCGATGCTTGCGGGTTCGACAGCCTGCCCCACTTTTACCGTCAATTCAAAAAATTAACCGGCACAACGCCCGCATCTTATCGCAGAACCATGAACATTTCTCGTTAA
- a CDS encoding tagaturonate reductase, producing the protein MSASTKRPRLKLNLLGSDGQRKCKEIMERPVKVLQIGEGNFLRGFADWMLHESARQGKFHGSVAVTQPRPGGKAKLEQIRDQDGLYTMITRGLSQGKPVERTELISIFSQCINPYEEWDAFLNLAELPSLEFVISNTTESGLKYTYADYIEGEPVQSFPGKLTVFLHQRYLKFDGDPSRGLIHLPCELLEGNGNVLRSCVLQHSEDYGYSDGFRSWIENHNHFLNNLVDRIVTGAPTQEEADSLTNRWGYEDQLINTAEPYHFWAIQGDESLDKKLPLKQAGLNVHWVKDLKPFQVRKVRILNGAHTLMSSLGILQGKQHVRETMEDPHFGSWIREAVHQEIVPALDMPDHQLDQYAEEVFERFLNPYIDHKLQDIALNTIGKFKVRVLPTLLSYEQNQGSWPERLIQGFAGLLCLYRPVNTPEGYKGQRLNGEDILLRDDPDVLAALAAHWDGYDTLNRDQNQLDNRVAAVLSDTLIWGEDLDAREGLRAALVREIGLLEGEGK; encoded by the coding sequence ATGTCGGCAAGCACGAAACGGCCAAGGTTGAAGCTGAATTTACTGGGGAGCGATGGTCAGCGCAAGTGCAAGGAGATTATGGAGCGTCCCGTGAAGGTTTTGCAGATTGGAGAAGGTAATTTCTTGCGGGGATTTGCAGACTGGATGCTTCATGAGAGTGCCAGACAAGGCAAATTCCATGGAAGTGTAGCCGTTACCCAACCACGACCGGGAGGCAAAGCCAAGCTGGAGCAGATTCGCGATCAGGACGGATTATATACGATGATTACGCGAGGGCTGTCCCAAGGAAAGCCGGTTGAGCGGACAGAGTTGATCTCCATTTTCTCACAGTGTATCAATCCGTATGAGGAATGGGATGCCTTTCTGAACTTGGCGGAACTGCCTTCACTTGAGTTCGTTATTTCCAATACAACCGAATCAGGATTGAAATATACGTATGCGGATTATATCGAGGGTGAACCCGTCCAATCATTTCCGGGGAAATTAACGGTTTTTCTGCATCAGCGATATTTGAAATTTGATGGTGACCCATCCAGAGGTTTGATTCATCTGCCATGTGAGCTGCTTGAAGGCAATGGGAATGTGCTGCGCAGTTGTGTCCTCCAGCATAGTGAGGATTATGGGTATTCAGATGGTTTTCGTTCATGGATCGAGAACCATAATCATTTCCTGAACAATCTGGTAGATCGAATTGTGACAGGTGCGCCGACCCAGGAGGAAGCCGATTCCCTGACAAATCGTTGGGGGTATGAGGACCAGTTGATTAATACGGCAGAGCCATATCATTTCTGGGCCATTCAGGGTGATGAATCATTGGACAAAAAACTTCCTCTCAAGCAGGCAGGTCTTAATGTACATTGGGTGAAAGATCTGAAGCCTTTTCAGGTACGCAAGGTTCGTATTTTGAATGGGGCGCATACCTTAATGTCTTCCCTCGGCATTCTGCAAGGCAAGCAGCATGTGAGAGAAACGATGGAAGATCCACATTTTGGCTCATGGATCAGGGAAGCTGTGCATCAGGAGATCGTCCCTGCTCTGGATATGCCCGATCATCAGCTGGACCAGTATGCAGAAGAAGTATTCGAAAGGTTTCTTAACCCGTATATTGATCACAAATTGCAAGATATTGCTTTGAATACGATCGGAAAATTCAAGGTGCGTGTGCTGCCTACACTGTTGTCTTATGAGCAAAATCAGGGAAGTTGGCCAGAACGTTTAATTCAAGGATTTGCTGGATTATTGTGTCTCTATCGTCCGGTAAATACGCCAGAAGGTTACAAGGGACAACGACTGAATGGAGAGGACATTCTGCTGCGGGATGACCCGGATGTCCTGGCTGCTTTGGCTGCGCACTGGGACGGTTATGACACGCTTAACAGGGATCAGAACCAATTGGATAACCGCGTAGCGGCTGTGTTGTCGGATACCCTGATCTGGGGCGAAGATCTGGATGCAAGAGAAGGGTTGCGCGCAGCACTTGTTCGTGAAATCGGATTGTTGGAAGGTGAAGGGAAATGA
- a CDS encoding altronate dehydratase family protein, with amino-acid sequence MNTTSTINDWIAIQPQDDVIIALRDYAKGECITLQDGVSFTLLDDVPKGHKIAVHTLAPGDDVMKYGFSIGIAQEQIEQGSWIHSHNLKTGLHGLLEYEYQPGAQIQTDMPPEHLRSFDGYLRPNGEAGIRNEIWIVNTVGCINKVCEALARMGQSQFGSRVDGVFHFPHPFGCSQLGDDLKYTQQLLASLVEHPNAGGVLVIGLGCENNQVDEFRECIAPEYRGKVRFLKAQETDDELEEGLRLMEELVEIVEHEQRQPLPLSKLKIGLKCGGSDGLSGITANPLVGAVADMLVAAGGTAILTEVPEMFGAETILMNRAANEQVFHDLVDLVNGFKQYFVNHGQNIYENPSPGNKAGGITTLEEKSLGCTQKGGRSSVVDVLRYGKRVSQTGLNIVEAPGNDLVSVTALSAAGAHIVLFTTGRGTPFGGPVPTVKIATQSDLANRKKHWIDFNAGQLLEGRTMDEVKVQLFSQLIDIASGRSHTLSEQHGFREIAIFKDGVIL; translated from the coding sequence ATGAACACAACAAGTACAATCAATGACTGGATTGCCATTCAACCACAGGATGATGTCATTATAGCGCTTAGGGATTATGCCAAAGGAGAATGCATTACCCTGCAAGACGGAGTTTCTTTTACCTTGCTGGATGACGTGCCCAAAGGGCATAAGATTGCTGTGCATACCCTGGCACCGGGTGATGATGTGATGAAGTATGGTTTCTCCATCGGGATTGCCCAAGAGCAGATTGAGCAGGGAAGCTGGATTCATAGTCACAACCTGAAGACGGGTCTGCACGGATTGCTTGAATATGAGTATCAGCCGGGAGCTCAGATTCAGACGGACATGCCTCCGGAACATCTGCGCTCATTTGATGGATATTTGCGTCCCAATGGTGAAGCAGGTATTCGTAATGAGATCTGGATTGTGAATACGGTTGGATGTATCAATAAAGTGTGTGAAGCTTTGGCACGTATGGGGCAGTCCCAGTTCGGAAGCCGGGTAGATGGTGTATTTCACTTTCCACATCCATTCGGGTGCTCACAGCTTGGCGATGATCTGAAGTATACACAACAGTTGCTGGCCTCCTTGGTGGAGCATCCGAATGCAGGAGGCGTGCTCGTCATCGGTCTGGGCTGTGAGAACAATCAGGTCGATGAATTCCGTGAGTGTATTGCTCCCGAATACCGAGGTAAAGTACGGTTTCTCAAAGCACAGGAAACGGATGACGAGCTTGAGGAAGGGCTTCGACTGATGGAAGAACTTGTGGAGATCGTTGAACATGAGCAACGGCAGCCGCTTCCGCTCAGCAAACTCAAAATTGGTTTGAAGTGTGGCGGTTCCGATGGTTTATCTGGCATTACAGCCAATCCACTGGTCGGTGCAGTTGCTGATATGCTGGTTGCTGCCGGGGGTACGGCTATTCTGACGGAAGTCCCGGAGATGTTTGGTGCGGAGACGATCTTAATGAACCGGGCTGCCAATGAGCAAGTATTTCACGATTTGGTGGATTTGGTGAACGGCTTCAAGCAATATTTTGTGAACCATGGCCAGAACATCTATGAGAATCCTTCACCTGGTAATAAGGCAGGTGGCATTACCACACTCGAGGAAAAGTCACTTGGATGTACGCAAAAGGGAGGGCGTTCTTCAGTCGTTGACGTTCTGCGCTATGGCAAACGTGTATCTCAAACCGGTCTGAACATTGTAGAAGCACCAGGTAATGATCTGGTGTCTGTCACGGCACTGTCTGCAGCAGGTGCACATATCGTGCTCTTCACAACAGGACGGGGCACTCCATTCGGAGGCCCGGTACCTACCGTCAAGATTGCGACTCAATCCGATCTTGCAAATCGCAAAAAACACTGGATTGACTTCAACGCAGGCCAGCTGTTGGAGGGGCGCACGATGGATGAGGTGAAAGTGCAGCTGTTCAGCCAGCTAATTGATATTGCTTCAGGACGGTCCCATACACTCAGTGAGCAGCATGGATTCCGGGAGATTGCCATATTCAAGGATGGCGTAATTCTCTAA
- a CDS encoding YafY family protein, whose product MNRTNRLAAIVMALQHGHETAHSLGEKFEVSRRTILRDIQSLSEMNVPIIAISGPGGGFRLMEGYVLPPLQLDPVEAATLLFALEGLSRYADTPFHEKRWTLMNKVKAIIPDDIMSRIDPMLKQLYHHIPDRNYILPHLDALLACIPEHEWLSVLYRSVSRQRWLHICPSRVYASSGFWYCEAYSLEHGEQRLFRVDRITDVKEIEPQDALVLNEQAEQQQSKPIPPEQPPTLVKAQLSYRGMIEAEQDEHIGEKMIEIAPDLWELSFLCPPGEWDWAVRFFYRLGREAEVIEPLQLRSEIRQHAEEVSRRYLASTKS is encoded by the coding sequence ATGAACAGAACAAATCGGCTTGCTGCCATTGTAATGGCATTACAGCATGGTCACGAAACGGCACACTCATTAGGCGAGAAATTTGAGGTTTCCCGTCGCACAATTCTCCGGGATATTCAGTCCCTCTCCGAGATGAATGTGCCCATTATTGCCATTTCCGGTCCGGGAGGCGGTTTCAGACTTATGGAGGGTTACGTATTACCCCCACTACAGCTGGACCCGGTAGAAGCAGCGACGCTCCTATTCGCTCTTGAAGGTCTAAGTCGCTACGCCGACACACCCTTTCATGAGAAACGCTGGACCCTGATGAACAAAGTTAAGGCCATCATTCCGGATGATATTATGTCGCGAATTGATCCTATGCTCAAACAGCTGTATCATCATATTCCAGATCGCAATTACATTCTTCCTCATCTGGACGCACTGCTGGCATGCATACCCGAACACGAGTGGCTCAGTGTGCTGTATCGCTCCGTATCGCGTCAGCGATGGTTGCATATCTGTCCCTCACGGGTATATGCTTCCTCCGGCTTCTGGTATTGTGAAGCATATTCCCTCGAACATGGTGAACAGCGTCTGTTCCGGGTTGACCGAATTACCGATGTCAAAGAGATCGAACCACAGGATGCATTGGTGCTTAACGAACAGGCGGAGCAACAGCAGAGCAAGCCGATCCCTCCAGAACAGCCGCCAACCCTGGTTAAGGCACAACTCAGCTATAGGGGAATGATTGAAGCTGAACAGGACGAGCATATTGGTGAAAAGATGATTGAAATTGCCCCGGATCTCTGGGAATTATCATTCCTTTGTCCACCAGGGGAATGGGACTGGGCCGTACGATTCTTTTACCGATTGGGACGTGAAGCCGAAGTGATTGAACCCCTCCAACTTCGCAGTGAGATTCGTCAGCATGCCGAGGAAGTGAGCCGGAGATACCTTGCTTCAACCAAGTCGTAG
- a CDS encoding beta-galactosidase, with product MISSKLPKMFYGGDYNPEQWDHETHLEDLRMFQLAGIDIATINVFSWALIQPDEVTYRFEELDQLINRLYENGVYICLATSTAAHPAWMAKKYPDVLRVDADGRKRKFGGRHNSCPNSPTYRKYSEKIADKLAERYKDHPAVLVWHISNEYGGDCYCDNCEKAFRVYLKERYQTLEQVNKAWNTNFWGHTFYDWDEIVLPSNLSEHWGNNNSTFQGISLDYSRFNSDSMLDCYRLEYDAIKKHIPDSVVTTNLMGFFKQLDYFKWAKYMDIVSWDSYPGLATPVSFTAMAHDLMRGLKDGQPFMLMEQTPSQQNWQPYNSLKRPGVMRLWSYQSVAHGADTIMFFQLRRSIGACEKYHGAVIEHAGHENTRVFREVAELGKELQILGDTTLDATVESKVAIVFDWDNWWAIEKSSGPTVALNYVDQIHKYYAAFFRRNIQVDIVSVDTDISKYDIVLAPVLYMVKPGFAAKLEKYVAAGGTFLTTFFSGIVNENDLVTTGGYPGELRKLLGIWVEEIDALLPEQKNRIVLKEAYGDLQGEYGCGMLCDLLHSEGAEVIAEYGDDFYKGMPVVTRNTFGQGEAWYVASDPDERFLDGLLGQLAAAKNVESLLATPEGVEVSARTKDGKPYLFVMNHNATAQSYDLGTAKAHDLLTNRELSGSVEIEARGVQLLEMK from the coding sequence TTGATTAGCAGCAAACTGCCCAAAATGTTCTACGGGGGCGATTACAACCCGGAACAGTGGGATCACGAAACCCACCTTGAAGACCTGCGCATGTTCCAATTGGCAGGCATTGATATTGCCACAATCAACGTATTTTCATGGGCACTGATTCAGCCTGATGAAGTTACTTATCGTTTTGAAGAACTCGACCAACTGATTAATCGTTTATATGAAAATGGTGTCTATATATGCCTTGCAACAAGCACGGCTGCACATCCGGCCTGGATGGCAAAGAAATATCCAGACGTGCTTCGTGTAGATGCCGATGGACGCAAACGCAAATTTGGTGGGCGGCATAATTCCTGTCCCAACAGCCCGACCTATCGTAAATACTCCGAGAAAATTGCGGATAAACTGGCCGAACGATACAAGGATCACCCCGCAGTTCTCGTATGGCACATCTCCAATGAATACGGCGGTGACTGTTACTGTGACAACTGTGAGAAAGCGTTCCGCGTATATCTGAAAGAGCGCTATCAGACTTTGGAACAGGTCAACAAAGCATGGAACACTAATTTCTGGGGACATACCTTCTACGATTGGGATGAGATTGTATTACCAAGCAACTTGAGCGAACACTGGGGTAACAATAATTCAACATTCCAGGGAATCTCGCTGGACTACTCCCGATTCAACTCCGACAGCATGCTGGATTGTTACCGTCTGGAATACGATGCGATCAAAAAACATATTCCGGACTCTGTCGTTACAACCAATCTGATGGGATTCTTCAAGCAACTGGACTATTTCAAATGGGCAAAATACATGGATATTGTCTCCTGGGACAGCTATCCCGGTCTCGCCACACCCGTCAGCTTCACGGCAATGGCTCATGATCTCATGCGTGGACTGAAAGATGGTCAACCGTTCATGCTGATGGAACAGACACCAAGCCAGCAGAACTGGCAGCCGTATAATTCATTGAAACGTCCTGGCGTCATGCGTCTATGGAGTTACCAGTCTGTTGCACACGGGGCAGATACCATCATGTTCTTCCAGCTCCGCCGCTCCATCGGTGCCTGTGAGAAGTATCATGGTGCAGTTATTGAGCATGCCGGTCACGAGAATACACGTGTATTCCGCGAAGTTGCTGAGCTGGGCAAGGAGTTACAGATCCTTGGCGACACTACGCTGGATGCTACTGTAGAATCCAAAGTAGCGATTGTGTTTGATTGGGATAACTGGTGGGCCATCGAAAAATCAAGCGGACCTACGGTTGCCCTCAACTATGTGGATCAGATCCATAAATACTATGCAGCGTTCTTCCGCCGTAACATCCAGGTGGATATCGTCAGTGTGGATACGGATATTAGCAAATATGACATCGTTCTTGCCCCTGTCCTCTACATGGTCAAACCAGGATTTGCCGCCAAACTGGAGAAGTATGTTGCAGCAGGTGGAACATTCCTGACGACTTTCTTCAGCGGTATTGTCAATGAGAACGATCTCGTGACAACCGGTGGTTATCCGGGAGAACTCCGTAAGTTGCTCGGAATCTGGGTGGAAGAGATTGATGCCTTGCTGCCTGAGCAAAAGAACCGCATTGTCCTCAAAGAAGCCTACGGCGATCTTCAAGGAGAGTATGGCTGCGGCATGCTGTGTGACCTGCTGCACAGTGAAGGAGCCGAAGTCATCGCAGAATATGGAGACGACTTTTATAAAGGCATGCCTGTTGTGACACGTAACACCTTTGGTCAAGGTGAAGCCTGGTACGTTGCATCCGACCCGGATGAACGTTTCCTGGATGGTTTGCTGGGACAGCTTGCAGCAGCCAAGAATGTAGAGTCCCTGCTGGCGACACCGGAAGGTGTTGAAGTAAGTGCACGAACCAAAGACGGCAAACCCTACCTGTTCGTCATGAACCATAACGCAACCGCACAATCCTATGATCTGGGAACAGCTAAAGCACATGATCTGCTCACCAATCGTGAGCTTTCGGGAAGTGTTGAGATTGAAGCCCGTGGGGTGCAATTACTCGAGATGAAATAA
- a CDS encoding AraC family transcriptional regulator — translation MLISPRHQRYFMTSRDQPLPLYIESLGYNGNQEKVSRPVGYPCYHWLQTVKGAGEFKFAGSTVVLGEASGILLPPNEPHEYVRAQGEWETLYITFGGSQCPAILESLSLGEAAFYQWEQSSPFNDYGQEVLDSIRSDQDLSGLEASADIYRFLILLKKHGMTGNRSSISHAVERLAPLIAFMEQHYANPEIGLEHMADLTGISSRHLNTLFKQSFGMTAYSYFILLRIRKAKEIMTGDTALTIRETAVRVGFRDASHFVATFRRIEGVTPEQFRNLY, via the coding sequence ATGTTAATCTCCCCCCGACATCAACGATATTTCATGACATCACGTGATCAGCCCTTGCCCCTTTATATTGAGAGCCTGGGTTATAACGGCAATCAGGAGAAAGTGTCCAGACCTGTGGGGTATCCCTGTTACCATTGGCTTCAGACAGTAAAGGGAGCCGGAGAATTCAAGTTTGCCGGGTCCACGGTCGTACTGGGGGAAGCATCAGGTATTTTGCTGCCGCCGAATGAACCGCATGAATATGTGCGCGCCCAAGGAGAGTGGGAGACACTTTACATTACATTTGGCGGTTCCCAGTGTCCGGCAATCTTGGAGTCACTTAGTCTGGGTGAAGCGGCGTTCTATCAGTGGGAGCAGAGCAGTCCGTTCAATGATTACGGCCAGGAAGTGCTGGATTCGATCAGAAGTGATCAGGATTTGTCGGGACTCGAGGCGTCAGCGGATATATACCGATTTCTGATTTTGCTCAAAAAACATGGCATGACCGGCAATCGGTCTTCGATCTCTCATGCCGTGGAGAGACTCGCTCCGCTCATTGCATTCATGGAACAGCATTATGCGAATCCCGAGATTGGTCTCGAACATATGGCTGACCTCACAGGGATCTCATCCAGACATCTGAATACCTTGTTCAAGCAGTCCTTTGGCATGACAGCCTACAGTTATTTCATTTTGCTGCGCATTCGCAAAGCCAAGGAAATCATGACCGGGGATACCGCCCTGACGATTAGGGAAACTGCAGTTAGGGTAGGGTTTCGAGATGCAAGCCATTTTGTAGCAACCTTTCGCAGGATTGAGGGGGTGACTCCTGAACAGTTCCGTAATTTGTACTAA
- a CDS encoding alpha/beta hydrolase — protein MTTTIPLWDHAAPYAAQGHEDEMPHLIPFIQPGSESAVIVCPGGGYGFLADHEGAPIAELLNRAGISAFVLKYRVAPHQHPAPITDGQRAIRYVRAHAEQYGINPAKIAVLGFSAGGHLTATLGTLYDEGQPDHEDLIERQSSRPDRVILCYPVITMESYGHAGSRENLLGSDASAEQIKAFSAEQQVRADAPEAFIWHTSADQAVPVENSLRYALALGEHGIPYDLHVFEKGSHGLGLAEDNHAIRVWSDLCLTWLKNQGW, from the coding sequence ATGACAACAACTATACCTTTATGGGATCATGCTGCACCTTATGCAGCCCAGGGCCATGAAGACGAGATGCCACATTTGATTCCATTTATTCAGCCCGGTTCAGAGAGCGCTGTCATTGTGTGTCCAGGTGGCGGTTATGGATTTTTGGCTGATCATGAAGGTGCTCCAATAGCTGAATTGTTGAACCGTGCAGGTATAAGTGCATTTGTCCTGAAATATCGGGTGGCGCCTCACCAGCATCCTGCACCGATAACAGATGGTCAGCGTGCCATACGTTATGTTCGTGCTCATGCTGAGCAGTATGGCATCAACCCTGCCAAGATTGCAGTACTCGGTTTCTCCGCAGGCGGACATCTCACGGCAACATTGGGAACGCTGTATGATGAGGGACAACCGGATCATGAGGACCTCATTGAACGCCAGAGTTCACGCCCGGACCGAGTTATTCTCTGTTATCCGGTCATTACGATGGAGTCCTATGGACATGCCGGTTCCCGTGAGAATTTGCTTGGGTCTGATGCGTCTGCCGAGCAGATCAAGGCTTTCAGTGCGGAGCAGCAAGTGAGAGCGGATGCTCCTGAAGCGTTCATCTGGCACACCAGCGCTGACCAGGCAGTGCCTGTAGAGAATAGCTTGCGTTACGCACTTGCATTGGGCGAGCATGGCATTCCCTATGATTTGCACGTTTTTGAGAAAGGTTCACATGGTCTTGGATTGGCTGAGGACAACCATGCGATTCGGGTATGGTCGGATCTGTGTCTCACATGGCTCAAGAATCAAGGCTGGTAA
- a CDS encoding SGNH/GDSL hydrolase family protein, with translation MKLQKNDKLLFIGDSITDCGREHPVGEGSSGLGHGYVAQVYALLRSIYPELMLLVQNVGNGGNTIRDLKQRWDRDVLDLKPDWLTIMIGINDVWRQFDNPLSTDSHVFLEEYESTLRELVASVRPNLKGLVLMTPYYLEANPEDPMRATMDIYGEAVRRVASEYDAVYVDTQAAFAPFWDHFYTSVLTYDRVHPDATGHMVLSKAFLDAIGFEWSGGVKSE, from the coding sequence ATGAAATTGCAGAAAAATGACAAGCTTTTGTTTATCGGGGATTCGATTACAGATTGTGGTCGGGAGCATCCTGTAGGTGAAGGCAGTTCAGGTCTGGGCCATGGTTACGTAGCGCAAGTGTATGCCCTCTTGCGGTCCATCTATCCGGAATTGATGTTGCTTGTCCAGAATGTGGGTAATGGTGGAAATACGATTCGTGATCTGAAACAGCGCTGGGATCGTGATGTGCTGGACCTTAAACCGGACTGGCTGACGATCATGATCGGCATTAATGATGTATGGCGTCAGTTCGACAACCCATTGTCAACAGACTCACATGTGTTTCTTGAAGAATACGAATCCACATTGCGTGAACTGGTGGCTTCGGTTCGTCCCAACCTGAAAGGTCTGGTACTAATGACGCCTTATTATCTTGAGGCCAATCCGGAAGACCCGATGCGGGCAACGATGGATATCTACGGAGAAGCGGTACGCAGGGTAGCGAGTGAGTATGACGCGGTGTATGTGGATACACAGGCTGCATTTGCTCCATTTTGGGATCATTTCTATACGTCTGTGCTGACTTATGACCGGGTACATCCGGATGCAACGGGCCATATGGTATTGTCCAAAGCATTCTTGGATGCCATCGGATTCGAATGGTCAGGCGGCGTCAAATCTGAATAA
- a CDS encoding SMP-30/gluconolactonase/LRE family protein, producing the protein MSDVTVAVQTPALLGEGPSWDAENNRLLWVDIESFKVHVYDPATGQDQAYDVGEHVGAVVPYRGDEVVVALRSGFHTYHLLTGELQAIEDPEQDKDTNRFNDGKCDAKGRFWAGTMSMNNESKAGSLYCLEQGQPVRTMVQGVSTSNGLGWSPDRQTMYYIDTPTRSIDRFDFDLTAGTIQNRTSIIHIPEEFGFPDGMTVDGEGMLWVAHWGGGRVTRWNPHTSELLQQIEVPADQVTSCCFGGPDLEELYITTARIGIKEERLKETPDAGSLFVFRPGVKGQETHAYGSQQ; encoded by the coding sequence ATGAGCGACGTAACTGTAGCAGTACAAACCCCGGCATTACTGGGGGAAGGTCCAAGCTGGGATGCGGAGAACAATCGATTGTTGTGGGTAGATATTGAAAGCTTCAAGGTGCATGTGTATGATCCAGCTACAGGGCAGGATCAGGCTTATGATGTCGGTGAACATGTCGGGGCTGTTGTTCCCTATCGTGGTGACGAAGTTGTGGTTGCTTTACGCAGTGGATTCCATACGTATCACTTGCTTACGGGTGAGCTGCAGGCTATTGAAGACCCTGAACAAGATAAGGATACCAATCGTTTTAATGATGGAAAATGTGATGCGAAGGGCCGCTTCTGGGCAGGCACGATGAGCATGAATAATGAGAGCAAAGCCGGATCATTGTATTGTTTGGAGCAAGGGCAACCCGTTCGCACAATGGTACAAGGTGTGTCTACATCCAACGGTCTGGGCTGGAGTCCGGATCGGCAGACCATGTATTACATTGATACCCCGACACGTTCTATTGACCGGTTTGATTTTGATCTGACGGCAGGTACGATACAAAATCGGACAAGTATCATTCACATACCGGAGGAATTCGGATTTCCGGATGGGATGACGGTTGATGGTGAGGGCATGCTGTGGGTTGCGCACTGGGGCGGAGGAAGAGTCACTCGTTGGAACCCGCATACATCAGAACTGTTGCAACAGATCGAGGTGCCGGCAGATCAAGTAACATCCTGCTGTTTTGGTGGACCGGATCTCGAAGAGTTATACATTACAACAGCACGTATAGGGATTAAGGAAGAACGTCTGAAAGAGACACCGGATGCGGGCTCACTTTTTGTTTTCAGACCGGGAGTTAAAGGGCAGGAGACTCACGCTTATGGTAGCCAGCAATAA